From Chryseobacterium joostei, the proteins below share one genomic window:
- a CDS encoding GNAT family N-acetyltransferase produces the protein MSEIKFDYKTDYILEDETVVLRPLKTEDFKHLVNFSINEPEIWEFNIGGANGEENLLKYIDNAINQRQLERQYPFIIFDKRTKEYVGSTRFYNIDLEMKTIEVGYTWYGKKYQGTGINKNCKYLMFDFAFDKLGMERIGLGANSKNLRSINAMKGIGCTEEGILRSRSFDQNGNRIDAIILSILKNEWNETWKTKLKEKTIK, from the coding sequence ATGAGCGAAATAAAATTTGATTATAAAACAGACTATATTCTAGAAGACGAAACTGTAGTTTTAAGACCTTTAAAAACAGAAGACTTTAAGCACCTTGTAAATTTTTCAATTAATGAACCTGAAATTTGGGAATTTAATATTGGTGGTGCAAACGGAGAAGAAAATTTATTGAAATACATCGACAATGCTATCAATCAAAGGCAACTCGAAAGGCAATATCCATTCATTATTTTTGATAAGAGAACCAAAGAATATGTTGGAAGCACGAGATTTTATAATATTGACTTGGAAATGAAAACAATTGAAGTCGGCTACACTTGGTACGGGAAAAAATATCAAGGAACTGGAATTAACAAAAATTGCAAATATTTAATGTTCGACTTTGCATTTGATAAATTAGGAATGGAACGAATTGGACTTGGAGCTAACAGTAAAAACCTGCGAAGTATAAATGCAATGAAAGGAATTGGTTGCACAGAAGAAGGAATTTTAAGAAGTCGGAGTTTTGACCAAAATGGAAACAGGATTGATGCCATAATTTTGAGTATTTTGAAAAATGAATGGAATGAAACTTGGAAAACGAAACTTAAAGAAAAAACGATAAAATAA